Proteins found in one Plasmodium malariae genome assembly, chromosome: 13 genomic segment:
- the PmUG01_13032800 gene encoding conserved Plasmodium protein, unknown function, whose translation MLKRDSLSNHHSKEIRRYSHTKENFSYEYSEYLNLCLEEYKKNIYDLDLINENEECMRELVNYYNYIHRNYYDNVINVFENNNNEKTYANESYVLKLDLLNKRHVEALYNISILSISDKLKYYMLRGEIKKKKDITEEDKILDHERTNENRALKKNVYTNDGIKEIVNTDEFTNKGKYLDKNSKIYTNDDLSSNEMKREEEFDIIKYIFYLIRSIEYSLSSEKGNLSSFYNCLKIYFFRDSVNENYYNNIYLLTLCLHCLENITSNIVIFDIKEVENEELNLMDEKNSCSNSNTTRMNSLQSNVKRKYSSSNFRDHSSPNEMNSNFHQNNTVNSKNINYLRTTARERNSFRIYNNNVYFYKFFFYLLNFLNYYLEDMIKDSSLLYSDMMKTQAENNVHRNRKEQILTSSNVINGNTNSNLSSFIDGKEELFFLGKNRVAYCNILLKSLNIINNLMNLDSVREKIMNSSNDLNELKIFISKFYKYLNEYDDVEIYKNFYISLYKTYIFIFPEELEKENYFSPMLLFENIVNNGNLIRMRTIVDTLIFCFNDKKFVYFFEENINITKVLFIFVTYSSRLLSNKQYELIANISFLFYIILIKFPNVSITIFHILNENNDYIMKYNEDKKFNSIFSNINENINLLFLSTIHKNKNLATVISLIFSKLIHLYCQFCAKKNNLDIAQNIGNNNITYGTHLNTNNYSLRNLNSSYINGNGQNPNVAVSNLSKNSNANNLNYSCASNNENEGSKLYKEIFCRTFDNIKTNERNAVIKAILINLHVIPDVYSSSAIFPIEGNTEKIRYIIVIINFLFTLMKTKFYETIHENTFEYIDYFIEELKKSVNMKNIKLVCGYISLLLNYSLNKKTNNLNETADLKSSIFIKNIHYNNQPNIIKIHKALYESGALTFLISSLYESKDSLIIYNCVYSISFLLYKKSILDFDKNIELSNMKIAILNIVRHYYNLDSYLENYTENFIDYKGFLKGNSKKNVALQEDDTYNTLLNKLNKRNSYECDDINKKYLYDEENRYLLGEKNDNYFLNHMNSNYSQNFNKNISSNEQIGNRNIFPSLKYKYASANYENSFFLNFDKIFFETVKNRKSSFNFYFDTIYNTQYLFNFLLHNFLFYSKDADEYSKKYLLNILLHNNITRSSDINFYSNKIKNLNSQFNESQSRLELYKQDLERYKDVINVLNKEIEEKENAHNALIQKIRKENEMEINRKIQENNNLENIISQKNDIIDEYVQKKLQRKYEEVYLQKKEAEEENVNIKNRTVSLESLLKSLQTKYTQIQTQNKTLNNKLTDQTNRINEGINVINSLTSENEKLKTIEENQNNELEGTFKKLIVVVKELSDKKKELDEKDKSIKKYNSDIQELKTIINKSDNDLKEQALIIEKFTGLNKNLGEELNNANKNLELSKRYIMNYEKNEEEMKNRIMKLEKELYEKNEECEIKTQKLILKEKELSDKEIQLKKIASVIIN comes from the exons ATGCTCAAAAGAGATAGTTTATCAAATCATCATAGCAAAGAAATAAGAAGGTATTCTCACACgaaagaaaattttagttATGAGTATTCAGAATACTTGAATTTGTGCCtagaagaatataaaaagaacatatatgatttagatttaataaatgaaaatgaggAATGCATGCGTGAAttagtaaattattataattacatacacaggaattattatgataatgtcataaatgtttttgagaacaataataatgaaaagacTTATGCAAATGAAagttatgttttaaaattagatTTGTTAAATAAAAGACATGTAGAGgctttatataatattagcATTTTAAGTATTTCAGACAAACTTAAGTATTATATGTTAAGaggtgaaataaaaaaaaagaaagacaTTACAGAAGAGGATAAAATATTAGATCATGAAAGAACTAATGAGAATAGAGCACTtaagaaaaatgtttatacTAACGATGGTATTAAAGAGATTGTAAATACTGAcgaatttacaaataaagggaaatatttagataaaaattctaaaatatatacaaatgatGATCTGTCAtcaaatgaaatgaaaagagaagaagaatttgatataataaaatatatattttaccttATAAGATCAATTGAATATTCTTTAAGTtcagaaaaaggaaatttatcatcattttataattgcctaaaaatttatttctttagaGATTCAGTTAacgaaaattattataataatatctaTTTATTAACTTTATGTTTACATTGTCTAGAAAATATAACTAGtaatatagttatatttgatataaaaGAAGTAGAAAATGAGGAATTAAACTTAatggatgaaaaaaatagttgCTCCAATTCTAATACTACTAGGATGAATAGCTTACAAAGTAACGTCAAAAGAAAATACTCGAGTTCAAATTTTAGAGATCATTCTTCTCCTAATGAAATGAACAGCAATTTTCATCAAAACAATACAGTTAACAGTAAGAACATAAACTACTTGAGAACAACAGCGAGAGAAAGAAATTCTTTCAGAATATACAATAacaatgtatatttttacaaattttttttttatcttttaaatttcttaaattattatttagaaGATATGATAAAAGATAGCTCCTTATTGTATTCGGATATGATGAAAACACAAGCAGAAAATAACGTACATAGAAACAGAAAAGAACAGATTTTAACATCTTCTAATGTAATAAATGGAAACACGAATAGCAATTTATCATCTTTTATTGATGGAAAAgaggaattattttttctggGAAAAAATCGAGTGGcatattgtaatattttattgaaatcgttaaatataataaataatttaatgaatttaGATTCTGTtagagaaaaaattatgaattcaAGTAATGATCTTAATgagttaaaaatttttatatcgaaattctataaatatttaaatgaatatgatGATGttgaaatatacaaaaatttttatataagtttatacaaaacatatatatttattttccctGAAGAgttagaaaaagaaaactaTTTTTCCCCTATGTtactttttgaaaatattgtaaataacGGTAATTTAATTAGAATGAGAACTATTGTAGACAcacttatattttgttttaatgataaaaaatttgtttacttttttgaagaaaatataaatataacaaaagtgctttttatatttgtcaCTTATTCATCCAGATTATTATCCAATAAACAGTATGAACTTATAGcaaatatatcatttcttttttatattatcttaATTAAATTTCCAAATGTTTCCATAACAATATTTcacattttaaatgaaaataatgattatattatgaaatataatgaagataaaaaatttaattcaatttttagtaatataaatgaaaacataaatttgCTATTCTTATCAACTAtccataaaaataaaaacttagCAACAGTCATTTCTCTCATTTTTTCCAagttaattcatttatactGTCAATTTTGtgccaaaaaaaataacttagATATTGCTCAAAATATtgggaataataatattacctATGGAACACatttaaatacaaataactATAGTTTAAGAAATTTGAATAGTTCATATATTAATGGTAACGGACAAAATCCGAATGTAGCAGTAAGTAATTTATCGAAAAATTCAAATGCAAATAATCTAAATTATTCCTGTGCATCAAATAATGAAAACGAAGGAAGCAAATTATATAAGGAAATATTCTGTAGAACATTTGACaacataaaaacaaatgaaaGAAATGCTGTTATAAAAGCTATATTAATTAACTTACATGTAATTCCAGATGTGTACTCATCAAGTGCTATATTTCCAATAGAAGGAAATAcggaaaaaataagatatataattgttattattaattttttatttacgttaatgaaaacaaaattttatgaaactATACATGAAAATACTTTTGAATATATAGATTATTTTATCGAAGAACTAAAGAAGAGTGTtaacatgaaaaatattaaactaGTTTGTGGTTATATAtctcttttattaaattactcattaaataaaaaaactaataacTTAAACGAAACAGCTGATTTGAAATCTAgcatattcataaaaaatattcattataacaATCAacctaatattattaaaatacataaagcGCTGTACGAATCAGGAgcattaacatttttaatatcttcTTTATACGAATCAAAAGATTCtctaataatttataattgtgTCTATTCCATATCCtttctattatataaaaagtccATTTTagattttgataaaaatattgaactttcaaatatgaaaatagcaattttaaatatagttAGGCATTATTACAATTTAGACAGTTATTTGGAAAATTATacagaaaattttattgacTATAAAGgttttttaaaaggaaattctaaaaaaaatgtagcaTTGCAAGAAGATGATACGTATAACACATTattgaataaattaaataaaaggaaCTCTTATGAATGTGAtgacataaataaaaaatatttgtatgatGAAGAAAATAGGTATTTATTAGGTGAAAAGAAtgacaattattttttaaatcatatgAACTCAAATTATTCTCAaaatttcaataaaaatattagtagTAACGAACAAATaggaaatagaaatatttttccatctttaaaatataaatatgcaagTGCAAATTACGAAAATTCCTTTTTCCTAAACTTcgataaaatattttttgaaacagtaaaaaacagaaagagttcttttaatttttattttgataccATTTACAACAcacaatatttatttaattttttattacataattttctgttttattcAAAAGATGCAGATGAATATTCCAAAAAGTATTTACTAAATATTCTATTGCACAACAATATTACAAGGTCATCTGATATTAACTTTTATtcgaataaaataaaaaatctaaATTCTCAGTTTAATGAATCACAGTCAAGATTAGAACTTTACAAACAAGATCTCGAGAGATATAAAGATGTAATAAATGTGTTAAACAAAGAAATTGAGGAGAAAGAAAATGCACACAATGCTTTAATTCAAAAGATTAGAAAGGAAAATGAGATGGAGATTAACAGAAAAATTCAAGAAAATAACAATCTGGAGAATATTATTTctcaaaaaaatgatataatagaTGAGTATGTgcaaaaaaa actacaaagaaaatatgaagaggtatatttacaaaaaaaagaagcagaagaagaaaatgtaaacataaaaaataggaCAGTTTCATTAGAATCATTGTTAAAGTCTCTTCAGACGAAATACACACAAATACAgacacaaaataaaacattaaataataaattaaccGATCAAACAAATAGAATCAATGAAGGAATAAACGTTATTAATTCTCTAACA agtgaaaatgaaaagttaaaaaCTATAGaagaaaatcaaaataatgaattagaGGGGACATTCAA AAAATTAATTGTAGTTGTTAAAGAATTAagtgacaaaaaaaaagaattagacgaaaaagataaaagtattaaaaaatataatagtgATATACAAGAACTCAAAACCATAATAAACAAAAGTGATAATGACTTAAAg gaACAAGCATtaataattgaaaaattcACAGGCTTAAACAAAAACTTAGGCgaagaattaaataatgcCAATAAAAACTTGGAATTATCAAAGAGATACATTATGAATTAtgaaaa aaatgaggaagaaatgaaaaatagaataatgaAGTTAGAAAAGGaactatatgaaaaaaatgaagaatgtGAAATAAAAACGCAGAAGCTAATTCTCAAAGAAAAG gAATTATCTGATAAAGAGATacaacttaaaaaaattgcatcAGTCATCATTAATtag
- the PmUG01_13033000 gene encoding lipase, putative — translation MIPCLCLYYINLIIIVYLLEVSFSFCDVTNNKKNIKSNGYNGKTNYIHVIKGTQPILSGNFLHKKNLGLLKKYNDHNNELRIGENGLGEKERKVKGKKEGAIEGKAKVTDEGKTKVTDESKTKVTDEGKTEVTDEGKTEVTDESKTKVTDEGKTEVTDESKTKVTDESKTKVTDEGKTKVTDESKTKVTDEGKTKVTDEGKTKVTDEGKTKVTDEGKTKVTDEGKTKVTDEGKTKVTDVTDEGKTKVTDEGKTEVTDESKTKVTDESKTKVTDEGKTKVTDEGKTKVTDEGKTKVTDEGKTKVTDESKTKVTDEGKTKVTDEGKTTGRDKEQTKDGNLGNPKNVEEIIKEKNNTIKRNKNNNTENVTTLLNEFKIEKKDMQEEIDVSPNQDDRVKKKEISNEQEMYVEKKEEEKALVNISEIKSIDEDIVNRQEHITTNKGVVTKKNAVHINNDMNSKNFIQAANYYIPNAKHYIVKKLQKKNLDSNKRPNVKKEISDKEQVTGTEGTSTAIVNVNIDDAEKYVLLRDEYVDKKDNVNVYSMNDINTTLNSISKEVGEQVGKEVGSELKQNKEAKQSKIVKKNKVSKRKKVAKKNKVAKKNKVVKKNKEAKPDEGAQVNKETELSNERMQVEKKELEEKEQRKEIQINADKNLNREKRMSEHFEELLYDDDEEEEDFDEEDEEDDNVVDTEDEVVYENVDEEEEEEEEDIEEVINKHLDELEELEDFMFSGSSNDFSDISNNNNSNNNDSNNNDSNNNDSNNKDSNKSSIDGSSDISSSVSSSGDISSIVSSSGDISNIVSRNGDISSILSSNGNISSIVSCNGDISSIFIGLDNSSSGNIRSVSSCRIAGETSEKEYGKRDRFCYKTKYTNVYVKYKNELKLYNKKLKENDLNDYYDKIIKSRELVDLNYKNEYVLKMKYHKGYDISLNNLHIVNEQKIREKLYSNFVASSNEEDNATFQEVCYYADLSKIDIDPIMFKEYYLKSSVCDGEYLPLKSTLIEKICFLSNHLKKNPYVNRIKITSKKSILYRLFLNIIKTFKRLSVKQCIKNVEDSNLLDILFLLNEEIVEESKTEHNIGKCLNNIIERHKQWYDLINFIITIMFGCATYLKEHYYLTTEEKNEIIVKERIVDLPIFDYLNTNIIDIFVPINFEMKFDIDLLKDISDASDEKRKLYQTWYVCYLFTHKVYLLCKMWNLLKKWETSKFVPHPWYIVHVGSILAPQIVNLHNIDEDKYVYFRYIDPIQLFISFKRSKRYPIPNYDKTKFHLVENIIAFQGTTSPFMWVFNLIYELISYPYLTKGKVHKAYLFIFKRVVKPYLHVLKKDILNEINDEKSKYTKENPYIIIFTGHSFGAAMANISSFYLTKILNVKNNPKIKIYAITFGMPMFYDDIYCYEFRKSGVITNNISINYDPVPLIMAIPGLNDFHDPEEEKKSTIMFRVEDLKTLNYDFGKNIFNGNEIFSSERNQPRSMLHLLTKYVFNNIFIELGEQHFSQTHYFFYYVFLTLVSGWTNEAEWGTYFLIPYFLFDIIDFSHNELMTKSQESYKKYKEDLLKKLQDSKKYKGA, via the exons ATGATACCATGCTTGTGTTTGTATTATATCAACTTGATTATTATAGTTTATTTATTAGAagtttcattttctttttgtgatgtaactaataataaaaagaacataAAATCAAATGGATATAATGGAAAGACAAATTACATTCATGTTATAAAAGGAACACAACCAATTTTATCTggtaattttttacataaaaaaaatttaggattgctaaaaaaatataatgaccataataatgaattaagAATAGGTGAAAACGGTTTGggggaaaaagaaagaaaagttAAAGGAAAGAAAGAAGGAGCGATTGAAGGTAAAGCCAAAGTAACGGATGAAGGTAAAACCAAAGTAACGGATGAAAGTAAAACCAAAGTAACAGATGAAGGTAAAACCGAAGTAACAGATGAAGGTAAAACCGAAGTAACGGATGAAAGTAAAACCAAAGTAACAGATGAAGGTAAAACCGAAGTAACAGATGAAAGTAAAACCAAAGTAACGGATGAAAGTAAAACCAAAGTAACAGATGAAGGTAAAACCAAAGTAACAGATGAAAGTAAAACCAAAGTAACAGATGAAGGTAAAACCAAAGTAACAGATGAAGGTAAAACCAAAGTAACAGATGAAGGTAAAACCAAAGTAACAGATGAAGGTAAAACCAAAGTAACAGATGAAGGTAAAACCAAAGTAACAGATGAAGGTAAAACCAAAGTAACAGATG TAACAGATGAAGGTAAAACCAAAGTAACAGATGAAGGTAAAACCGAAGTAACAGATGAAAGTAAAACCAAAGTAACAGATGAAAGTAAAACCAAAGTAACAGATGAAGGTAAAACCAAAGTAACAGATGAAGGTAAAACCAAAGTAACAGATGAAGGTAAAACCAAAGTAACAGATGAAGGTAAAACCAAAGTAACGGATGAAAGTAAAACCAAAGTAACAGATGAAGGTAAAACCAAAGTAACAGATGAAGGTAAAACTACGGGTAGAGATAAAGAACAAACGAAAGATGGCAATTTAGGGAACCCAAAAAATGTGGAAGAAAtcattaaagaaaaaaataatactatcaagaggaataaaaataacaacacAGAAAATGTTACGACGTTATTGAATGAAttcaaaattgaaaaaaaggaCATGCAAGAAGAAATAGATGTAAGTCCTAACCAAGATGAcagagtaaaaaaaaaagaaatttcaaACGAACAAGAAATgtatgtagaaaaaaaagaggaagagAAGGCACTTGTTAATATAAGtgaaattaaaagtatagATGAAGATATAGTAAATAGACAAGAACATATTACAACAAATAAAGGAGTTGTAACCAAAAAAAATGCagttcatataaataatgatatgaattcaaaaaatttcataCAAGCAGCAAATTATTACATACCAAACGCAAAACATTATATTgtgaaaaaattacaaaagaaaaatcttGATTCTAATAAGAGGCCTAAcgtgaaaaaagaaatatcaGATAAAGAGCAAGTAACTGGAACAGAGGGGACTAGTACTGCAATTGTAAACGTAAATATTGATGACGCTGAAAAGTATGTGTTACTACGGGATGAGTACGTTGACAAGAAAGataatgtaaatgtatacagCATGAATGATATCAACACAACATTAAATAGTATAAGTAAAGAGGTAGGAGAACAAGTGGGCAAAGAAGTAGGAAGTGAACTAAAACAGAATAAGGAAGCTAAACAAAGTAAGAtagtaaaaaagaataaggTATCTAAGAGGAAAAAAGTAgctaaaaagaataaagtagctaaaaagaataaagtagttaaaaagaataaggaAGCAAAACCGGATGAAGGAGCTCAAGTTAATAAAGAAACGGAGCTAAGTAATGAAAGAATGcaagtagaaaaaaaagagcttGAAGAAAAAGAACAGAGGAAAGAAATCCAAATTAACGCAGACAAAAATCTAAACAGAGAAAAACGAATGAGCGAACATTTTGAAGAACTGCtatatgatgatgatgaGGAAGAGGAAGATTTTGACGAAGAGGATGAGGAAGATGATAATGTAGTGGACACCGAGGATGAGGTGGTATATGAAAACGTGGacgaagaagaagaagaggagGAGGAGGACATCGAAGAAGTAATAAACAAGCACCTTGATGAACTGGAGGAACTGGAGGATTTTATGTTCAGTGGAAGTAGTAATGACTTCAGTGATatcagtaataataataatagtaacaataatgatagtaacaataatgatagtaataataatgatagtaataataaagatagTAATAAAAGTAGTATTGACGGTAGTTCTGATATAAGTAGTAGTGTTAGCAGCAGTGGTGATATTAGTAGTATCGTTAGCAGCAGTGGTGATATTAGTAATATCGTTAGTAGAAATGGAGATATTAGTAGTATCCTTAGCAGTAATGGAAATATTAGTAGTATTGTTAGCTGTAATGGTGATATTAGTAGTATCTTTATCGGCCTTGATAATAGCAGTAGTGGGAATATTAGAAGCGTTAGTAGTTGCCGCATTGCGGGAGAAACTAGTGAAAAAGAATACGGGAAAAGGGATAGATTTTGCTATAAGACTAAATACACGAATGTGtacgtaaaatataaaaatgagttAAAGctttataataagaaattaaaagaaaatgattTGAATGATTATTATGATAAGATCATTAAAAGTAGGGAGTTAGTagatttaaattataagaatgaatatgtattaaaaatgaaatatcaTAAAGGTTATGATATATCTCTAAACAATTTGCATATagtaaatgaacaaaaaataagagaaaagTTATATTCCAATTTTGTAGCTTCTAGTAATGAAGAAGATAATGCTACATTTCAAGAAGTATGTTATTATGCAGATTTAAGTAAAATAGATATTGATCCAATTATgtttaaagaatattatttaaaatcgAGTGTATGTGATGGAGAATATTTACCTTTAAAAAGTACACTAATTGAAAAAATCTGTTTTTTATCAAAtcatttaaagaaaaatccATATGTTAATAGAATAAAGATAACAAGTAAGAAGTCTATTTTATAtcgtttatttttaaatataataaaaacatttaaaaggTTGTCTGTGAAACAGTGTATTAAGAATGTAGAAGATTCAAACTTActtgatatattatttcttctaaATGAAGAAATTGTGGAAGAATCTAAAACAGAACATAACATAGGGAaatgtttaaataatataatagaaaGACATAAACAATGGTatgatttaataaattttattattacaattatgtTTGGTTGTGcaacatatttaaaagagCATTACTACTTAACgacagaagaaaaaaatgaaataattgtAAAAGAACGAATAGTAGATTTACCTATATTTGATTATCtcaatacaaatattatagaTATTTTTGTACCTATTAATTTTGAAATGAAATTTGATATAGATTTACTTAAAGATATTTCAGATGCTTCtgatgaaaaaagaaaattatatcaaaCATGGTAtgtttgttatttatttacacatAAAGTATATCTTTTATGCAAAATGTggaatttattaaaaaaatgggaGACCTCGAAATTTGTTCCTCACCCATGGTATATAGTTCATGTTGGAAGTATATTAGCACCACAAATAGTTAACTTGCATAATATTGATGAagataaatatgtttattttagaTATATTGATCCAATTCaactttttatatcttttaaaagaagtaaaaggTATCCAATACCaaattatgataaaacaaaatttcaCTTAGTTGAAAATATTATCGCTTTTCAAGGTACAACTAGTCCTTTTATGTGGGTTTTTAATTtgatatatgaattaatttcTTATCCTTACTTAACAAAAGGAAAAGTACACAAAGCATAtctgtttatttttaaacgAGTTGTAAAACCCTATTTACATGTGTTAAAGAAAGATATACTTAACGAAATTAATGatgaaaaatcaaaatatacaaaagaaaatccatatattattatttttaccgGACATTCTTTTGGTGCAGCTATGGCAAATATAAGTTCcttttatttaacaaaaatactgaatgttaaaaataatcctaaaataaaaatatatgcaatcACATTTGGAATGCCTATGTTTTATgatgatatatattgttatgaGTTTAGAAAGAGCGGCGTTATTACAAATAACATAAGTATTAATTATGATCCAGTACCTCTAATTATGGCAATTCCAGGCTTAAATGATTTCCATGACccagaagaagaaaaaaaatctaCAATAATGTTCAGAGTGGAAGATTTAAAGACTTTAAATTATGATTttggtaaaaatatttttaatggaaatgaaatttttagtAGTGAAAGGAATCAACCACGTTCCATGTTACATTTACTTAcgaaatatgtttttaacaatatatttatagaattAGGTGAACAGCATTTCTCGCAAACccattactttttttattatgtattctTAACCCTTGTGTCCGGTTGGACAAATGAAGCTGAATGGGGTACTTATTTCTTGATTCCTTACTTCCTCTTTGATATTATTGATTTTTCTCATAACGAATTGATGACGAAGTCGCAGGAATCATACAAAAAGTATAAAGAAGATTTACTCAAAAAGTTGCAAGATAGTAAGAAATATAAAGGGGCGTAG